AGATAGCTGCAAGAGTGGGGTTGAGTGGCATAAAACTTCAAGCGCGCCAACTCGGTCATGATCAACCCTCGGATAAGCTTTGAAATAAGTGTAAGCCACGCACGCGCAAGTCGCCTAGGAAACCCACGGTCCGCTGCTGGGTTGATCCAGATGGTTGCGCAGGAAGTTCGCGAATTCGCTGCGGGGGATGGCGCGGGCGCCTAGGCTGTGCAGGTGATCGTTGGGCATCTGGCAGTCGATCAGTACAAACCCCCAGGCCTGCAATTGCCGGGTCAGGGTGGCAAAGCCGAATTTGGATGCGTTGTCGGCGCGGCTGAACATGGACTCGCCAAAAAACAGCTGGCCCATCGCCAGGCCATACAGGCCACCGACCAGCTCGCCCTTGTCCCACACTTCCACCGAATGGGCGTAACCGCGCTTGTGCAGCTCCAGGTAGGCGCTCTGTATGCCTTCGGTGATCCATGTGCCGTCGGCATAGGCGCGAGGTGCGGCGCACGCCTGGATGACTGCGGCGAAGTCCTGGTCGAAGGTTACGGTATAGCGCTGCTGGCGCAACAGTTTGCCCAGGCTGCGGGACACGTGCAGTTCGTCCGGGAATATCACCGTGCGCGGGTCGGGCGACCACCAGAGGATCGGCTGGCCATCCGAGAACCATGGAAAGCAGCCGTGGCGATAGGCTCGGATCAGGCGTTCGGCCGACAGGTCGCCACCGGCGGCGAGCAGGCCATTGGGTTCGCGCATGGCTTTGGCCAGCGGCGGGAAGGTCAGGGAATTGCGTTGTAACCAGGTCAGCATGGTATCCAGGCTTGCGGAAGGGGAGGAGTGGCAGGAATGTCGCCTGCCCCAAGCGGTGATTATTGTCGACACAGCGCCATGGGGCCAGCCCGAATCGGCTATTGGTGCGGATTAGCGTGAGCGGGTGTTTCTGCAACTCTGTGCATAAGGCGTGGTCGTAATCGGGTCTGGCCGATGCAGGCCATTTGCCAAGCTTGCCTGGATTGGTAAAAACAGCTCATAAGCCTTTGTCAGCAAAGACAATGCATGCTCAAATTGAACATGTTGTGACACGCAGTTGGCGATGCTGCTGGATGAGCGCCAAGTGGCGTGGCATCAGGCACACAAACCCGTACAATGCGGCCATTGTGGCGTTATCGCCATTTCATCCAGCAATCGCCCGGTGTTAAAAGTAGATTCAACGACGTTCGTTTATTTTTCAGCTGCTCGGATTGGGCAGTATTTGCAGTTATTCAACAGATGGACGCGCTAAAGGCGCAGGAAAAGACCCGTTTTGAAGAAATCCGCCGCAACACCAAAAGCAGCAGTCGTGCCGGCCTGGCGCCAGCACCTGCACTACCGACTCAAGGAAGGTGCGCTGATCGCGATCGGCGCGCTGTGCCTGTTCCTGATGATGGCCTTGCTCACCTATGGCAAGGACGATCCGGGCTGGAGCCACAACAGCAAGATCGAAGACGTGCAGAACTTCGGCGGGCCTGCCGGTTCCTACAGCGCCGATATCCTGTTCATGGTGCTGGGTTACTTTGCCTACATCTTCCCCTTGCTGCTGGCGATCAAGACCTGGCAGATCTTCCGTCAGCGCCATGAACCGTGGCAGTGGAGCGGTTGGCTGTTTTCGTGGCGCCTGATCGGCCTGGTGTTCCTGGTGTTGTCCGGCGCGGCGCTGGCGCATATCCATTTTCATGCACCCACCGGCCTCCCGGCGGGCGCGGGCGGGGCGCTGGGCGAAAGCCTGGGCGACCTGGCGCGCAGGACCCTGAATATCCAGGGCAGCACGCTGATGTTTATCGCACTGTTCCTGTTCGGCCTCACGGTGTTCACCGACCTTTCGTGGTTCAAGGTGATGGACGTGACCGGCAAGATCACCCTCGACCTGCTGGAGCTGTTCCAAGGCGCCGCCAACCGCTGGTGGCAGGCGCGGGTTGATCGCAAGCGCATGGTCGCCCAGCTGCGCGAGGTGGATACCCGCGTCAACGAGGTGGTGGCCCCGAGTACGCCGGACCGCCGCGAGCAGGCCAAGGTCAAGGAGCGCCTGATTGAGCGCGAGCAGGCCCTGAGCAAGCACATGTCGGATCGCGAGAAACAGGTGCCGCCGGTGATCGCGCCTGCACCGCCCAAGGCGCCAGAGCCAAGCCATCGCGTACAGAAAGAGAAGCAGGCGCCGTTGTTTGTCGACAGCGCCGTCGAAGGCACTTTGCCGCCGATCTCGATCCTCGACCCGGCCGAAAAGAAACAACTCAATTATTCTCCGGAGTCCCTGGCGGCCGTCGGCCATCTGCTGGAAATCAAGCTCAAGGAATTCGGGGTTGAAGTGTCGGTGGACTCGATCCACCCTGGCCCGGTGATTACCCGTTACGAAATCCAGCCGGCTGCCGGCGTCAAGGTCAGCCGTATTTCCAACCTGGCCAAAGACCTGGCGCGCTCCCTGGCCGTGACCAGTGTGCGTGTGGTGGAAGTGATCCCCGGCAAGACCACCGTGGGTATCGAGATTCCCAACGAAGACCGCCAGATCGTGCGTTTCTCCGAAGTGCTGTCGACGCCGGAATACGACAACTTCAAATCGCCGGTCACCCTGGCCCTGGGCCACGACATCGGCGGCAAGCCGGTGATCACTGACCTGGCGAAGATGCCTCACCTGCTGGTGGCCGGTACCACCGGTTCCGGTAAGTCGGTGGGGGTGAACGCGATGATCCTGTCGATCCTGTTCAAGTCCGGCCCGGAAGACGCCAAGCTGATCATGATCGACCCCAAGATGTTGGAACTGTCGATCTACGAAGGCATTCCGCACCTGCTGTGCCCGGTGGTCACCGACATGAAGGACGCCGCCAACGCCCTGCGCTGGAGCGTCGCCGAGATGGAGCGGCGCTACAAGCTGATGGCAAAGATGGGCGTGCGTAACCTGTCGGGCTTCAACGCCAAGGTCAAGGAAGCCCAGGACGCCGGCACGCCACTGACAGACCCGCTGTACAAGCGCGAAAGCATTCACGACGAAGCGCCGTTGCTGAGCAAGTTGCCGACCATCGTGGTGGTGGTCGATGAATTTGCCGACATGATGATGATCGTCGGCAAGAAGGTCGAAGAACTGATCGCACGTATTGCCCAGAAGGCGCGGGCGGCAGGTATTCACTTGATTCTCGCGACCCAGCGGCCTTCTGTGGATGTGATCACCGGCCTGATCAAGGCCAACATTCCTACGCGCATGGCGTTCCAGGTGTCGAGCAAGATCGACTCGCGGACCATCATCGACCAGGGCGGCGCCGAGCAATTGCTGGGCCACGGTGACATGCTCTACATGCCGCCAGGCACCAGCCTGCCAATCCGGGTACACGGCGCCTTTGTGTCCGATGACGAAGTGCACCGCGTAGTGGAGGCCTGGAAGCTGCGCGGCGCGCCGGAATACAACGACGATATCCTTGCGGGCGTCGAAGAAGCCGGCAGCGGCTTCGACGGTGGCAGCAGTGGCGGCGACGATGATGCCGAGACCGACGCGCTATACGACGAAGCAGTCGCTTTCGTGCTGGAAAGCCGCCGTGCTTCGATCTCTGCGGTACAGCGCAAGCTGAAAATCGGCTACAACCGCGCCGCCCGAATGATCGAAGCCATGGAAAACGCTGGCGTGGTCACCGCAATGAACACCAACGGCTCGCGTGAAGTCATCGCCCCCGGGCAGATGCGCGACTGATTACGCGCCGCGTGGCAGCACGCGGCGCGCCCTAACGACTCAATGAGGATTCCCATGCGTCTTATCCGCATGCTGTTGTTGCCGGCACTGGCCCTGACCGCTGTTTCGGCTCACGCTGACCCGGCATCCGTGGCCAGCCTGAAAAACCTGCTGGACAAATCCCAGACCCTGACCGCGCGCTTTTCTCAGCTGACCCTGGATGCCGGCGGCACCCAGTTGCAGCAAACCGAAGGCGAGATGGCCGTGCAGCGCCCAGGCCTGTTCTACTGGCATACCGAAGGCAAGGCCGAGCAGACCATCGTGTCCGATGGCCAGAAGGTCACGCTGTGGGACCCGGACCTGGAGCAGGCGACCATCAAGAAGCTGGACCCGCGCCTGAACCAGACCCCGGCGTTGCTGCTGTCGGGTGATGTGTCGAAAATCAACGACAGTTTCGATATCACCTCCAAGCAAACCAGCAACGTGATCGAATTCACCCTCAAGCCGAAGTCCAAGGACACGCTGTTCGACAGCCTGCAGCTGTCGTTCGGCAATGGCGTGATCAACAACATGCGCCTGATCGACAGCGTCGGCCAGCGCACCGATATCCTGTTCTCCGGGGTCAAGGCCAACCAGCCGGTGCCGGCGTCCAAGTTCAAGTTCGACATCCCCAAGGGTGCCGACGTGATCCAGGAATAAACTGCCCAGAGGTTTCAAACGCTGCCCATGGATCTGTTTCGAAGTGACCCGATTGCTCAGCCACTGGCGGCGCGCCTGCGTTCGACCAAGCCTGGACGAGTACGTCGGGCAAGAACACCTGCTCGCTCGCGGCAAGCCTTTGCGCGAAGCCCTGGAGCAGGGTGCGCTGCACTCGATGATTTTCTGGGGGCCACCGGGCGTGGGTAAAACCACCCTGGCGCGGCTGCTGGCGAAAGTCTCGGATGCAC
The genomic region above belongs to Pseudomonas poae and contains:
- the aat gene encoding leucyl/phenylalanyl-tRNA--protein transferase, with the protein product MLTWLQRNSLTFPPLAKAMREPNGLLAAGGDLSAERLIRAYRHGCFPWFSDGQPILWWSPDPRTVIFPDELHVSRSLGKLLRQQRYTVTFDQDFAAVIQACAAPRAYADGTWITEGIQSAYLELHKRGYAHSVEVWDKGELVGGLYGLAMGQLFFGESMFSRADNASKFGFATLTRQLQAWGFVLIDCQMPNDHLHSLGARAIPRSEFANFLRNHLDQPSSGPWVS
- a CDS encoding DNA translocase FtsK 4TM domain-containing protein; the protein is MKKSAATPKAAVVPAWRQHLHYRLKEGALIAIGALCLFLMMALLTYGKDDPGWSHNSKIEDVQNFGGPAGSYSADILFMVLGYFAYIFPLLLAIKTWQIFRQRHEPWQWSGWLFSWRLIGLVFLVLSGAALAHIHFHAPTGLPAGAGGALGESLGDLARRTLNIQGSTLMFIALFLFGLTVFTDLSWFKVMDVTGKITLDLLELFQGAANRWWQARVDRKRMVAQLREVDTRVNEVVAPSTPDRREQAKVKERLIEREQALSKHMSDREKQVPPVIAPAPPKAPEPSHRVQKEKQAPLFVDSAVEGTLPPISILDPAEKKQLNYSPESLAAVGHLLEIKLKEFGVEVSVDSIHPGPVITRYEIQPAAGVKVSRISNLAKDLARSLAVTSVRVVEVIPGKTTVGIEIPNEDRQIVRFSEVLSTPEYDNFKSPVTLALGHDIGGKPVITDLAKMPHLLVAGTTGSGKSVGVNAMILSILFKSGPEDAKLIMIDPKMLELSIYEGIPHLLCPVVTDMKDAANALRWSVAEMERRYKLMAKMGVRNLSGFNAKVKEAQDAGTPLTDPLYKRESIHDEAPLLSKLPTIVVVVDEFADMMMIVGKKVEELIARIAQKARAAGIHLILATQRPSVDVITGLIKANIPTRMAFQVSSKIDSRTIIDQGGAEQLLGHGDMLYMPPGTSLPIRVHGAFVSDDEVHRVVEAWKLRGAPEYNDDILAGVEEAGSGFDGGSSGGDDDAETDALYDEAVAFVLESRRASISAVQRKLKIGYNRAARMIEAMENAGVVTAMNTNGSREVIAPGQMRD
- the lolA gene encoding outer membrane lipoprotein chaperone LolA translates to MRLIRMLLLPALALTAVSAHADPASVASLKNLLDKSQTLTARFSQLTLDAGGTQLQQTEGEMAVQRPGLFYWHTEGKAEQTIVSDGQKVTLWDPDLEQATIKKLDPRLNQTPALLLSGDVSKINDSFDITSKQTSNVIEFTLKPKSKDTLFDSLQLSFGNGVINNMRLIDSVGQRTDILFSGVKANQPVPASKFKFDIPKGADVIQE